One genomic region from Manis pentadactyla isolate mManPen7 chromosome 12, mManPen7.hap1, whole genome shotgun sequence encodes:
- the FUCA2 gene encoding plasma alpha-L-fucosidase, which yields MHAAALPGLPLLLLLLAARPAGAAARFDPTWESLDARELPAWFDQAKFGIFIHWGVYSVPSFGSEWFWWYWQKEKIPKFVDFMKENYPPDFKYEDFGPLFKAKFFDANQWADIFQASGAKYIVLTSKHHEGFTLCGSKYSWNWNAVDEGPNRDIVKELELAIRNRTGLRFGLYYSLFEWFHPLFIDDEFSSFHKRQFPDFKMLPELYDLVNKYQPEVLWADGDGGAPDSYWNSTGFLAWLYNESPVRNTVVTNDRWGAGSICKHGGYYTCSDRYNPGHLLPHKWENCMTIDKFSWGYRRNAGISDYLTIEELVKQLVKTVSCGGNLLMNIGPTQDGIISPIFEERLRQMGTWLKVNGEAIYETHPWRSQNDTVNPDVWYTSKPQKQLVYAMFLKWPISGQLFLGQPTATMGATEVKLLGHEQPLNWTSLKQHGLTVELPHLTPHQMPCDWGWVLALTNVI from the exons ATGCACGCCGCGGCGCTGCCCGGGCTcccgctgctgctcctgctgctcgCGGCCCGGCCCGCGGGCGCCGCCGCGCGCTTCGACCCCACCTGGGAGTCGCTGGACGCCCGCGAGCTGCCTGCGTGGTTCGACCAGGCTAAGTTCGGCATCTTCATCCACTGGGGCGTGTACTCCGTGCCCAGCTTCGGGAGCGAGTGGTTCTG GTGGTATTGGCAAAAGGAAAAGATACCGAAGTTTGTGGATTTTATGAAAGAGAATTACCCTCCTGATTTCAAATATGAAGATTTTGGACCACTATTTAAAGCAAAGTTTTTCGATGCTAACCAGTGGGCAGATATTTTTCAGGCTTCTGGTGCCAAATATATCGTCTTAACTTCCAAGCATCATGAAG GCTTCACCTTATGTGGCTCAAAGTATTCATGGAACTGGAATGCTGTAGATGAGGGGCCGAACAGGGACATCGTCAAGGAACTTGAGTTAGCCATTAGGAATAGGACTGGCCTACGTTTTGGACTGTATTATTCCCTTTTTGAATGGTTTCATCCACTCTTCATTGACGATGAATTCAGTTCATTCCATAAGCGACAATTTCCAGATTTTAAGATGCTGCCTGAGCTCTATGACTTAGTGAACAAGTATCAGCCTGAAGTCCTGTGGGCAGATGGTGACGGAGGTGCACCAGATTCCTACTGGAACAGCACAGGCTTCTTAGCCTGGCTGTATAATGAGAG ccCAGTTCGGAACACAGTTGTCACCAATGACCGTTGGGGAGCCGGCAGCATCTGCAAGCATGGTGGCTATTATACCTGCAGTGATCGTTATAACCCAGGACATCTTTTGCCACATAAATGGGAAAACTGCATGACAATAGACAAGTTCTCCTGGGGCTATAGGAGGAATGCTGGGATCTCTGACTATCTTACAATTGAAGAATTGGTGAAG CAACTGGTAAAAACAGTTTCATGTGGAGGAAATCTTTTGATGAATATTGGGCCCACACAAGATGGCATCATTTCTCCAATTTTTGAGGAGCGATTAAGGCAAATGGGGACCTGGCTAAAAGTCAATGGAGAAGCTATTTATGAAACCCACCCTTGGAGATCACAGAATGACACTGTCAACCCAGATGTGTG GTATACATCCAAACCTCAAAAACAATTGGTCTATGCAATGTTTCTCAAATGGCCCATATCAGGACAGCTGTTTCTTGGCCAACCCACAGCTACCATGGGGGCAACAGAG